The Pantoea vagans genome contains the following window.
GTTGAACGCCACCTAAAAACAGCATTGAAACCATAATCGAAGGATAACCCTTTACTGGGTTACCCCAAAATATGGTGTCTATCAACATCCATGCGCCATAGATAAAGGACAGGGCAGCAACAAACAACCCAATATACGTCCATATTCTGAGTGGGAAGGTTGAAAATGAAGTGATCCCTTCTAATGCGAGATTCCACAACTTCCAACCATTAAACTTGGTTGTGCCAGCTACACGATCAGCGCGGGCATATTCTACAACGGCTGTTTTACCGCCGACCCAACTCAGTACGCCTTTCATAAATAAATTACGCTCTTGAAGCAGTTTGATATTTTCAACCACCTCGCGTGACATCAAGCGAAAATCACCCACGTTCTCTTCAATCTTAGGTGAGCTGATTTTGTTGTGTAATTTATAAAACCATTCGGCTGTTTTTCGCTTCAGATGAGAGTCCGTACTACGGTCAACCCGTTTAGCGAGTACGATGTCTGCACCTTGTTGCCATTTCTCAATCATCTGAGGAATGACTTCAATAGGATCCTGCAAGTCGACATCAATAGGGATAATGGCGTCGCCCGTTGCGGCTTCTAGCCCGGCAAAAAGTGCCGGTTCTTTACCAAAGTTACGGGTAAATGAAATGTGCTTCACCAGGCTATCATTGGCTTCTAATTGCGTTAACACTGCCTCAGTGCTGTCGGTGCTACCATCATTAATAAAAACCAACTCAAGGCTGTGTTCTTTAAAGGGGGCAAATTCGCGCACAGCATTATAAAAGAGGGGAATGGCCTCCTCTTCATTTAACACTGGAACGATCAAAGAAAATTTCATTAACTTTTCCTAAACACAAAAAACTTCGAATAGACGAAGCCGCAAACCAGACTCA
Protein-coding sequences here:
- a CDS encoding glycosyltransferase family 2 protein; amino-acid sequence: MKFSLIVPVLNEEEAIPLFYNAVREFAPFKEHSLELVFINDGSTDSTEAVLTQLEANDSLVKHISFTRNFGKEPALFAGLEAATGDAIIPIDVDLQDPIEVIPQMIEKWQQGADIVLAKRVDRSTDSHLKRKTAEWFYKLHNKISSPKIEENVGDFRLMSREVVENIKLLQERNLFMKGVLSWVGGKTAVVEYARADRVAGTTKFNGWKLWNLALEGITSFSTFPLRIWTYIGLFVAALSFIYGAWMLIDTIFWGNPVKGYPSIMVSMLFLGGVQLIGIGVLGEYIGRIYIESKGRPRYIKSKKMTPQVCEDNMKKKTN